The genomic window ACATCCCGGCTGCGGCTGCACCAGTTCCTCTCCTCTACTGGGGACCCACTCACCCACAGTTCCCAGAAAAACTCTGTCAGTGTGATGAATCCTGCCAGCCCCAGAGCCAGGTGCACCCGTTAGCCACAGTTCTCCTGCCAGCTCCAACCGGGCCCCTGGCTCACCACGGAAGGGAATGGACCATTCTGCCTCATTTCACCGCGCTGGGGTCtgccctccctgctctgccctgtgctcttgGCTGCACCGAACGCACCAGAATGTTTTTGAGTGCACAGCTGGCTCCTCCGTACCCCTTTGATGAAGACAGGAGGCCAAACCTCCCACACAACTTACAACGGCCCCAAGCACACTCCCAGTCAAGCCCCACTTAATCTCCCAAGCCTGCCATCCATCCTACATAGCTTGAAGCCTTCCGCAGATTCCCCTCACACAAGGTTGCCCTATGTACCCGCAAACCCCACCGAGCTTTGAGCATCTACCACCATTGGTTAAGAGCTCAGCCACCACCTTGCTTCGTCTGCTCCAAATCTGGCTCATTTGAGCTCAGTCTGGCATTTCCCATTCTCAAACTAGaaaagagcaggagcagcctctcCCTAGCCACCCCCTCCACCTCGATCTTTGGACCCCATGGGCTTCACCACCACCTCCTCTCTGACTAGAGTCCTCCTTATGCAGCCGTTCCCTGCTCAAGACTCTCTCCTCTCTAATTTTCCATTTATCAGCTGCCCCATCTCCCAGTCTAGGtgttttattcacagaatcatctgggttggaaaagcccttgcagatcctccagtccaaccatgaacctcacactgaccgttcccaactccaccagatccctcagcactgggtcaacccaactcttaaaacccctccagggatggggactccccccctgccctgggcagcccattccaacgcccaacagccccttctgcacagaaatccttcctcagagccagcctaaTATCCTAACAtataaatacttcctaatatccagtctgtcCCATGCAGCTTCTGATGTAGAGGAGCTGCTCTCCTGTTACCtgccagtgtcccccagtgtcacCTCAACCCTGGACATCTCACCCAAGAACAAGGCGGCAgttttttcccttgctgctggctcccttttccccttcctggGGATGCTCGCCCCGCGTCAtccttctgccttcctcctccagtGCATTCCTCATGCCTGGATCTATAAACGCTTCCTCTGCTGCATCACTCTCAGCACCGACATCCCCTTTGGCACCGAGAAGACACCGGTCCCAAGGGAACGTCGAGGTGCTGCTCTGCCAGCGGCCACAGACACGGAACACGCAATGGAATGGGCTGGGagcttcccctcctcctcctcctcctcagtacCTGGTAGTAATAGTCATCCAGGTAGGGATCAGTGCTCTGCAGCTGCATCATCTGGATCTTGGACACCCAGTCCTTTTCCCGTTGCAGCATGAGGTTGGCATAAGGATCTTTGCGCATCTGCTCCTGGTGGCTGCTCCGGTGGCCCCCTCGGTCCCCCACCGAGCCGTTAAGGCTCCGGTGCTGGCTGGCAGGAGGCAAGAAGGGCACCCGTGAGCACACAGGAGCTACAGGAAGGGACAGAGAGCAGTGGCACAGGCTAGCCCCAGCAGCACAACCCCCCCAGAGGTGGAGGGGCGATGCAACCCACCCCCTTGACCCCACGCCAGGCAGCCCCTCTCCCAGCACCGGCGGGGCAGGGTCAGAACTCACTTTCGGTTCTGCTGCTGTCGCTGGTGCAAGAGCCGACGGTGCTGGGGGTGTAGGTGGGTCGTGTCCGGGCGGAACATCTGGGGCTGCGGCCTGGGGAAAGCGGAAAAATCTCAAGAGGTGGCTGCAGAGAGCGAGGCAGGAGGCCGGGAGCAGGATGGTACCTACCTCAGGCTCTGCAGGTGGGATCCAGGGCCTGGCGGGTGCTGCGGCTGCGAGGGAGGTGGagccgggggagccccaaaaAAGGCACGAAACCCGCTGGCTGGAGACATCATCTGCCCGACTCTGCCCTGGAGCAGCTTAGGGTTGACGGAGGGGAGGGGGCTCCCAACCAGGCCAGAGACCCGGGCAAACTGGCTGGGGGACATTCGGCCggcctggcagagcagagagaGTGCCCCAAGTGAGAGATTTAGGAGCAAAAAGAAAGGCCCAGCCAGGGCAGCTGTGAAATGCCAGAAAATGCCATGTAGAAGCAGCTTCTGCAGTCATGTGAAGAGAAATGCGGGACCCTGGCCACGGCAGGGGCCAGGGAAGGGCAGGAaggggtgggaaatggggggggTTATACCTGGGCTCCTCCGAGCAGCTGCGCTCTCTGTAGGTGGGTGAGAACAGGAGAGACGCTGTGAGGAAACGGGTGGCCCAGAAGGGAGGAAttctggagaaaaagaagggaaaagggacacTCGGTCACAGCCCTGGCCCAGCTGATGGTGCCCTGGGTAGGCAGGGAGACAGGCCAGGCCTGGAATTACAGGCGGGAAGAAGGAAATGGGGCATCGGGGGGGAGGTTTCTGGGGAGGCCTCCCAGCACAAAGGGGCTTGAAGGCAGCACCAAGAAGGAGAGGTGTGGGGGCGGGCTGGGTACCGGTACATTGCAGAGCTGGTTGGGGGACATCCTCTCGCCGTAGGGAGCAGGGTAACGCTGCTGCATGGTAGCTCGGATGTGGACAGGCTTTGGACACAGGATCTAAGAGGGAAAAAGGTGCAGTCACCCCCGTCAGCTCCTCAGGGACCAGCCTGAGTTGCGAGTAGGGCCCAGGGGGGAGGTACCTGCTGGTTGAAGTTGGGCACAGCAGCCTGCTTGGGAGGGGTGCCGATGGGGACAGCCCGGACGGGGGGGCTTCCGATGACAGGGGATGATGAacggcggggcagcgcccgctCGGAGGGGTCCCGCTCTTCCTCTCGAGCCTGAGGGGGTCTCTGAGGCAGAGCGTAGTCCAGCACGGACACTGACGGCATCTCCTGCAAGCAGAAGGGGAGAGAAAGCTCCCCCCAGGATAACAATCACGGACTGGGACGGGAAGGATTGGTGCCGTGTGTCCCAGGGACATTCCCAAGATGCGACAGCCACATCCTTCCTCCTGCCAGGTCTCCTCCACACCCCACTGCACTTCCCCAGGAGCCCCATGCGATGGTGGGGGGTCCTAGGGACCCCCCGGGCCTGCCTGGCAGAGCCCACATCACTGCCAAGATGCCTGTTTGTGATGATGGTGCAGCCCTCATCAGCCCTACAGAGCCGGGAGAGGGCTGGCGGCGCAGCAGGATCTGCTTACACTTAAAAGCCTGGCTCTtaattaaaccacaaaaaaaacccaaaaaacattCCTCTGCCTTGAGGCACCAACATTCCCAAACCCTGATGAGAGTGCTGACATCTCTCAGGTATCAACAAGAACCACAGATCGGCGATAACCCCCCAAGCTGGCTCCCCAAGAAGTCACATCTAAGAAGGTCTACAAGTGAGGCAAATTGTGGCCACTTAAACCTAGCCCGGGGCAAGCAGAATGCCCTGCTGTCCCAGCCTGAGCTACAGGTGCCCCCAGCACCGATGAGCCCACAGCAGTACAGCACATCTCAACCCTCAGGGTTCAGCTCACTGCTGCAGGGGTTTGGGGAGCACTAGGGAAGCCACCCACACCCCTACATCATACCTGAGTGAGAAGCGGCCCCCGGATCCGCCGCAGGACGGCCGAGCTGTCCCAGATGCTGGAGTTAAGCCCTCCAGGCTGCTAGAAAACAGGGAGGGAGTCAACACAGCTCTACCAGACTTTCACCCATCCCAGTTCTGCCAGGTATTGATCCTCAGAGCCCCACTCTCACCTGCGCAGGGACCGTGGTTTGCACAGCCTGCATGATGGCGGGGTCCTCCAGCTCGCTATCGATCACCAGCCGGGTCAGCCGCTCCGCCAGCGTGTCCTCAGGCTCGCCCAGCAGATCTGCCTCCTCGCTGCCAGGTCCATCTTGTTCCCTGGTTGTCACCGGTTTGTCCTCCAGCTCCGCCAACCGCTCGTGGGCCTCCTGCCAGTCGTCGTCTGCGAGGGAGCAAGCGAGAGGTGAGCTCACAGGGGTAGGGAGGGGATCAGCGAGGCGAGGGGGGGGTCatcgggggggtttggggggtatCACAAGCACTCACCGACAGCTCCAGCTCCAAACGTATCATCGTTAAACTGGTCGAtatcttcatcttcctcccccaGAGCCTGGAAGGCGTCTTCGTCCTCATCCAGCGGGCAGTCCTCCAGGGACTAGGGACAGCAAAGCGATGGTGGCGGGGGGGTGGTCAACACCGCTTTCTACCCTCAAGCGCTCCCCCCGCAGCACCGCACCCCTCAAAACGCGCTCCCGGGacggcggggacgggggggggggggggttgtgccGCGGaccggggtggggagggggtgcgCCGGGTCGGcgcaccccctccccaccccggtCCGcggctcccccccaccccccgccacTTTCAGCCCGGTGTACCCCCGTAGAGCCCAGCCAGAGCTCTTCCCCCCTCACCTGATACCGgaacatggcggcggcggcggcgcccacCGCCCGCAGGCTCCGCGCGCGGCCCGCTCCGGGCCccgccgcgcatgcgccgccGCGGGCGCACGCGCATGACGTCACCCGcgccccctccgccgccggcGCGCATGCGTGACACTGTGGGGGAGGCGTGGCCTCTGTTAGCCACGCCCCTTAGCGGACCTTGAAGGCGTCGCCCCGCCCCAGGGCTGTTCTTAAAGGGGCAgactccccttttttttttccgcGCGGGTGTGATCCCCTACCCACAGCCATGTCCGCCAGCTGTCACCTCATCCGTAGCTGTGTcccccagctgtgtcccccccacccgtGTCCACTATCCCCAGCTTTGTCCCCCCAGCTGTGCCCCACATCCATCACCATGTCACCAGCTGTGTCCCCAgccatgtcccctgtccccagatGTGTCTCCAGCCACGTCCCCTCTGTGCAGCCGTGTCCCCCCATCTGTGAACCCTATCCACACCCGTGTCCCCCCAGCCGGTCCCCAaccatgtcccctgtccccagccatgTCCCTTAActcccagctgtgtcccccacccccagctaTGTCCCCCCAGCTGTGGCCCTGCTTTGTAGCCATGTGCCCCCATCTGTGACCCCAATCTATAGCCATGtctcccagctgtgtccccaaCCATGTCCCCTGCCCCCAGCCATGTCCCTTAACCCCCAGCTATGTCCCCCCAGCTGTGACCCCTATCCATAGCCATGTCTCCTATCTGTGTCCCCAaccatgtcccctgtccccagccatgTCCCTTAACCACCAGCTGTGTCCCCTACCCCCAGCTATGTCCCCCCAGCAGTGTCCCCCCGGCTGTGACCCCTGTCCATAGCTGTGTGTGTCAGCTGTGTCCTCAGCTCTGTTCCCTctccccagctgtgtcccttctcCTCAGCGGTGACCAGCTTCCTCATCGCCTCTGAGCCAGAGCCACCCCACATCCGTCCCCACCTCGCTGCCACTTcccggaggggccgggggcaccCACAAGCCGTCGCCTTTAACGGGTCCGGTGTCCCCGGGTGTCCCAGGTGAAGGGTGGCTCCACCTCGTCCCTCCCCTCGGcgccttcctgccttccttgtGCCTGTCACTGGGGATTAGTGAAGGGACAGCCCTGGGGcttggggacagggaaggggacagggcCACCCGCCACCTCGCTTGGATGTAGGAGGCCTGGCCAGCCAGGGAGGACAGAGGgcagcatcccccatccctgcgGTGGGCGA from Athene noctua chromosome 14, bAthNoc1.hap1.1, whole genome shotgun sequence includes these protein-coding regions:
- the PATL1 gene encoding protein PAT1 homolog 1 isoform X2, coding for MFRYQSLEDCPLDEDEDAFQALGEEDEDIDQFNDDTFGAGAVDDDWQEAHERLAELEDKPVTTREQDGPGSEEADLLGEPEDTLAERLTRLVIDSELEDPAIMQAVQTTVPAQPGGLNSSIWDSSAVLRRIRGPLLTQEMPSVSVLDYALPQRPPQAREEERDPSERALPRRSSSPVIGSPPVRAVPIGTPPKQAAVPNFNQQILCPKPVHIRATMQQRYPAPYGERMSPNQLCNVPNSSLLGHPFPHSVSPVLTHLQRAQLLGGAQAGRMSPSQFARVSGLVGSPLPSVNPKLLQGRVGQMMSPASGFRAFFGAPPAPPPSQPQHPPGPGSHLQSLRPQPQMFRPDTTHLHPQHRRLLHQRQQQNRNQHRSLNGSVGDRGGHRSSHQEQMRKDPYANLMLQREKDWVSKIQMMQLQSTDPYLDDYYYQNYFQKLEKLAAAEEVHGDGPKKERTKLITPQVAKLEHTYKPVQFEGSLGKLTVSSVNNPRKMIDAVVTSRSEDDETKEKQVRDKRRQTLVTIEKTYSLLLDVEDYERRYLLSLEGERPALMGERKQKICDMYDNLRGKAPGQERLSDDHFMQIMCIRKGKRLVARILPFLSPEQAADVLMATARNLPFLIKKDAQDEVLPCLLRPFSHVLYHLPLGTVTSLVQQLTNLPQSATAPAPTNLHLTAVLQNKFGLSLLYLILSRGEELQSSDANTELMQDNQWTELMLMATRELLRIPQAALAKPVSTPSNLISLFSRYVDQQKLNLLETKLHLVHGIR
- the PATL1 gene encoding protein PAT1 homolog 1 isoform X1; the protein is MFRYQSLEDCPLDEDEDAFQALGEEDEDIDQFNDDTFGAGAVDDDWQEAHERLAELEDKPVTTREQDGPGSEEADLLGEPEDTLAERLTRLVIDSELEDPAIMQAVQTTVPAQQPGGLNSSIWDSSAVLRRIRGPLLTQEMPSVSVLDYALPQRPPQAREEERDPSERALPRRSSSPVIGSPPVRAVPIGTPPKQAAVPNFNQQILCPKPVHIRATMQQRYPAPYGERMSPNQLCNVPNSSLLGHPFPHSVSPVLTHLQRAQLLGGAQAGRMSPSQFARVSGLVGSPLPSVNPKLLQGRVGQMMSPASGFRAFFGAPPAPPPSQPQHPPGPGSHLQSLRPQPQMFRPDTTHLHPQHRRLLHQRQQQNRNQHRSLNGSVGDRGGHRSSHQEQMRKDPYANLMLQREKDWVSKIQMMQLQSTDPYLDDYYYQNYFQKLEKLAAAEEVHGDGPKKERTKLITPQVAKLEHTYKPVQFEGSLGKLTVSSVNNPRKMIDAVVTSRSEDDETKEKQVRDKRRQTLVTIEKTYSLLLDVEDYERRYLLSLEGERPALMGERKQKICDMYDNLRGKAPGQERLSDDHFMQIMCIRKGKRLVARILPFLSPEQAADVLMATARNLPFLIKKDAQDEVLPCLLRPFSHVLYHLPLGTVTSLVQQLTNLPQSATAPAPTNLHLTAVLQNKFGLSLLYLILSRGEELQSSDANTELMQDNQWTELMLMATRELLRIPQAALAKPVSTPSNLISLFSRYVDQQKLNLLETKLHLVHGIR
- the PATL1 gene encoding protein PAT1 homolog 1 isoform X3 — translated: MFRYQSLEDCPLDEDEDAFQALGEEDEDIDQFNDDTFGAGAVDDDWQEAHERLAELEDKPVTTREQDGPGSEEADLLGEPEDTLAERLTRLVIDSELEDPAIMQAVQTTVPAQQPGGLNSSIWDSSAVLRRIRGPLLTQEMPSVSVLDYALPQRPPQAREEERDPSERALPRRSSSPVIGSPPVRAVPIGTPPKQAAVPNFNQQILCPKPVHIRATMQQRYPAPYGERMSPNQLCNNSSLLGHPFPHSVSPVLTHLQRAQLLGGAQAGRMSPSQFARVSGLVGSPLPSVNPKLLQGRVGQMMSPASGFRAFFGAPPAPPPSQPQHPPGPGSHLQSLRPQPQMFRPDTTHLHPQHRRLLHQRQQQNRNQHRSLNGSVGDRGGHRSSHQEQMRKDPYANLMLQREKDWVSKIQMMQLQSTDPYLDDYYYQNYFQKLEKLAAAEEVHGDGPKKERTKLITPQVAKLEHTYKPVQFEGSLGKLTVSSVNNPRKMIDAVVTSRSEDDETKEKQVRDKRRQTLVTIEKTYSLLLDVEDYERRYLLSLEGERPALMGERKQKICDMYDNLRGKAPGQERLSDDHFMQIMCIRKGKRLVARILPFLSPEQAADVLMATARNLPFLIKKDAQDEVLPCLLRPFSHVLYHLPLGTVTSLVQQLTNLPQSATAPAPTNLHLTAVLQNKFGLSLLYLILSRGEELQSSDANTELMQDNQWTELMLMATRELLRIPQAALAKPVSTPSNLISLFSRYVDQQKLNLLETKLHLVHGIR